A segment of the Echinicola strongylocentroti genome:
CCTGGCACCGTATCCATACTGGGTTTCCCTTTTATAATCCAAATTGAAAGGGTTTTCAAAATCAGTTGTTTGGAGGTATACAGCGGTGTGGTTGCTCCATTTTTTGTTAAACCTGTAGTCATGAACCAGTGTACCATAGAGGCTTTCTTGGTTTATAGAGGCATTTTGCTCAGCAGATCCAGGACGTGCTTGACGTGGATTTGCGTTCATTTGTTCTTCAGTCAGTCCTCCAGGGATTTCGTAAAACAAGTCCGAATAAAGGAGTTGGGTAGTGATGCGTTGTTTGTCAGAAGGCTCAAATCTTCCTTGGAGTTGGAATACCCCTCTATCCAAAGCACTGTGATCACGATAGCCGTCCGATTGTTGTTTGACATAGCTAGCAGAAAGGCTGCCATTTTCTATCATTTGATCCACAGCCACCCGGTACTTGAGCAAGCCGTAGCTGCCTCCTGATACCGATGTCTCGGCTTTGTTTTGGTTGATTTTTCCCGGGGTGAAGGAGATGACACCGCCATTACCTGCGCCGTAAATACTTCCTGCGGGACCTTTGATGATTTCGGCACCCTCGATATTAGAAAGGTCCAATATATTGAGTGCAGTCGTGCCATCAGGAGCGGTAAAGGGAATGCCATCCCAGTAGATTTTGACATTACGAACGCCGAAGGGAGCCCTAAGCGAACTCCCCCTGATGGATACTCTATAGCTTCCTGGGGCTCGCTCCTCAAAGCGGATGCCCGACTTGGTGTTGAAGGCATTGACAATAGAAGTCTCGTTGAAACGGTAGAGGGCTTCTTGGTCTATCTTACTGACGGCGGCGGCCTGTTCCATTAAGTACCTTTCGGACTCAAAAGAAGAGATGACCACTTCAGAAAGCTGATTGGCTTTTTTGGTAAGGCGAATGTCAGTAGGGGTATTGGGAGCGATGGTTTTTCTTGTGGCCTCATAAGCAATGTGTGTAAACAAGGCCTTGGTATGAGCAGATAGCTCCAAAGATACCTGTCCATTATCATCAGTAAGGTACCTGTCGCCATTATCCATTGTGATGACTACTGAGGGGATCGCCTCTCCGCTTTCATCATCGATAACAGTAAGGGAGGTTTGCGCCATTGCCACTGGAGCCAGGCCGAGGAGCAAAATAAATGTCAGGCTGTAAAGTGAAAGTTTCATAGATTAAAATTAACGAGATTCTCAGGAAATGAAATAAGGATAATTGATCTATTTATGTTTAACCCGGATTATGCGTTAGGAATCGTAGTGAGAGCTGAAATTGCAAGAAAATCAGTTAGTTTGGAGGCATTAGCGTAGCACCGCTACGGTTATGCCGAAAACTAAAGTGAAACGGCTGATTTTGAAGCAGTTTCAGGTCGCAACACCTGTGCGCCGTGGCGTAGATAGGCTAATGCATATTCCGGGTTTAAGTGATTAGAACCTTTTTATGGATAATTACACCAACGGTCATAGGGATGTTAAACCCAAATTCCCAGATATCGAAAAAATTTACGAAAAACAGCTAACGTGTCAGACAGCCACATTAGACACATAGGACACAATAGGAAAAATTCCGTAATCAATTTAGCCGAGGCAAGGCCTTGGAGAAGGTAAATAAGGTATTACCCAATGAGCTGGACGGAGTGAGTGTTTCATCGTAAATGGAATCCGTATGCTGCGAGCCTAGCTGATGGACATATCATTTCACTTAAGGGCTAATTCTCCAATATTCCAGCATAGGAACCTTCACACTTTAATGATAATGTTCTTCTTCCACAAAATATAGGCAGGGACAAAGAGAATTATCATCATCAATATAGCGCCACCTAGGGAAGCATTTTTTGGTGTTAACCAACCGTTAAAGAGGACTTCTTGGAGAAAGAACTTCAAGGTGACAGCTTCTCCAGCAAGATTGACCTTGATAAGGCCGAAGAGTTTGGCAATGATCCCGGATAGGAAAAATACGGTGATCGCATTCATGCCATAAATAACAAACGGCAAGGACCATTTTTTCCAGCCTTTGACATCCAAGATCCAGTAGCATGCAGCCAGGACCAAGAAAGCCCATCCAGCAGTATAAAGGACAAAGGAGCTTGTCCAAAGTGCCTTGTTCATTGGAAAGGCCATTGACCATACCCCACCACCGAGGAGTAATCCTATTCCGACAAGGCTCCACTTGGTCAATCGGTCCTTATGGGAGGTGTATCCGGTAAGGATTTTGCCACAAGCCACGCCAAGAAGGCAGGTAACGATGGCAGGTAGTGTGGAAAACAACCCTTCAGGATCCCAGGTTTTAGTTTGTGACCACATGTGTCCCGCGAGTAATTGTTGGTCAATCCATGCCGCTAGATTAGTGCCTGGATCCAAATTGGCAGGCCCAATCCCTGGGACAGGAATCAGCGTCATGCACAACCAATATCCCATTAAGATGCTACCGGCAGAAATCACCAATGCCCTTCGGGACAGATACAGGTACATCACGGTGCTGATGAAATATACTATACCGATTCGCTGCAACACACCTGGAAAGCGAAGGTTGGCAAGATCAAAATAGGGAAAGGCAGTTAATAGCAATCCAAGGCCAATTAGCTTCAGTGACCTGATAAGGGACTTTTTCATCAATTCTCTCTTTGGCCTTCCTTTCCGCACCTGTCCTCCCAAGGAAAGCTCGATAGCCACTCCGACGATAAACAGGAAAAAGGGAAAAATCAAATCCGTGGGTGTGCAGCCATGCCATTTGGCATGTAGCAATGGTGCATATACGTGTGACCATGAGCCGGGATTGTTTACCAAGATCATGGCAAATATGGTAATGCCTCGGAATACATCTAGAGAAAGGATACGTTGATTGGGCA
Coding sequences within it:
- a CDS encoding TonB-dependent receptor family protein yields the protein MKLSLYSLTFILLLGLAPVAMAQTSLTVIDDESGEAIPSVVITMDNGDRYLTDDNGQVSLELSAHTKALFTHIAYEATRKTIAPNTPTDIRLTKKANQLSEVVISSFESERYLMEQAAAVSKIDQEALYRFNETSIVNAFNTKSGIRFEERAPGSYRVSIRGSSLRAPFGVRNVKIYWDGIPFTAPDGTTALNILDLSNIEGAEIIKGPAGSIYGAGNGGVISFTPGKINQNKAETSVSGGSYGLLKYRVAVDQMIENGSLSASYVKQQSDGYRDHSALDRGVFQLQGRFEPSDKQRITTQLLYSDLFYEIPGGLTEEQMNANPRQARPGSAEQNASINQESLYGTLVHDYRFNKKWSNHTAVYLQTTDFENPFNLDYKRETQYGYGARTKFQLNDRWGKFPVRLLFGGEYQFANTSAQNFGNREGRADTIRFADDLITTQGFLFQQIEINWTNDLLMTLGLSENFSRYDINRTVDASAGDPYAAERNFDPVIVPRIGLSAQLTDYSSVYGSISSGFSPPTIDEVRTNEGSINLDLEAEKGTNYEVGYRAEFLNGNVQLDASAFFFKLDETITTYTNPQGVVLFRNAGATDQKGLEAQLDYILLSNPAGWIQQLKMGHAYSFHHFRFKDYINDGEDFSGNALTGVPQNNLVNRLDLTSRTGLYLNLTYQWVDEIPLTDDNAIYQDPYHLMNARLGWRKNFGSTWQMEIYGGTDNLLDQRYSLGNDLNAFGGRYYQPAADRNFYGGVKVKMLY
- a CDS encoding acyltransferase family protein — translated: MPNQRILSLDVFRGITIFAMILVNNPGSWSHVYAPLLHAKWHGCTPTDLIFPFFLFIVGVAIELSLGGQVRKGRPKRELMKKSLIRSLKLIGLGLLLTAFPYFDLANLRFPGVLQRIGIVYFISTVMYLYLSRRALVISAGSILMGYWLCMTLIPVPGIGPANLDPGTNLAAWIDQQLLAGHMWSQTKTWDPEGLFSTLPAIVTCLLGVACGKILTGYTSHKDRLTKWSLVGIGLLLGGGVWSMAFPMNKALWTSSFVLYTAGWAFLVLAACYWILDVKGWKKWSLPFVIYGMNAITVFFLSGIIAKLFGLIKVNLAGEAVTLKFFLQEVLFNGWLTPKNASLGGAILMMIILFVPAYILWKKNIIIKV